From a single Lolium rigidum isolate FL_2022 chromosome 7, APGP_CSIRO_Lrig_0.1, whole genome shotgun sequence genomic region:
- the LOC124670941 gene encoding putative peptidyl-prolyl cis-trans isomerase dodo, with protein sequence MFLFLKLVRQSRFNKVSSLLFGSAIIIEAQQPRPQASPFEPETETEIQTPDRSDAKIGTETPTAPAAAAARDGDAAARKRPGAEDAPAAGDGKRRRAENPSSGSRDRHHQQHHRQKPGDKEGKKERMRASHILIKHEGSRRKASWRDPEGVAISATTRDDAADLARALRDQIVAGELKFEAAATDNSDCNSAKRGGDLGPFERGKMQKPFEKAVIALKVGEMSDVVDTDSGVHIILRTG encoded by the exons ATGTTTTTGTTCCTAAAATTGGTGAGGCAGAGCAGGTTTAATAAGGTTAGCAGCCTCCTGTTTGGCTCTGCTATAATAATCGAAGCACAGCAACCCAGACCCCAAGCTTCCCCTTTCGAGCCAGAAACGGAAACCGAAATCCAAACCCCCGACCGCAGCGACGCCAAGATAGGGACCGAGACCCccaccgcgccggccgccgcagcGGCCAGGGACGGCGACGCGGCCGCCCGGAAGCGGCCCGGCGCCGAGGATGCACCCGCGGCGGGCGACGGCAAGCGCCGCCGCGCGGAGAACCCTTCCTCCGGCTCCCGCGATCGACACCACCAGCAGCACCACCGCCAGAAGCCCGGGGACAAGGAggggaagaaggagaggatgcgGGCGTCGCACATCCTGATCAAGCACGAGGGGTCCCGGCGCAAGGCCTCGTGGCGGGACCCCGAGGGCGTCGCCATCTCCGCCACCACCCGCGACGACGCCGCCGACCTCGCCCGCGCCCTGCGCGACCAGATCGTCGCCGGGGAGCTCAAGTTCGAGGCCGCCGCCACCGACAACTCCGACTGCAACTCCGCCAAGCGCGGCGGCGACCTCG GTCCATTCGAGAGGGGCAAGATGCAGAAGCCTTTTGAGAAGGCGGTCATTGCTCTGAAAGTGGGGGAGATGAGTGATGTGGTCGACACCGATAGCGgggtgcatatcatcttgaggacTGGCTGA
- the LOC124670942 gene encoding auxin response factor 11-like: MARQASVALAWPYPVAHSPQARTYESSSTPQQLTRPPSGQWALPIGDRSKPESRREREACHGANGESWLLPSKGRNLFYPKPQSSSRNPLQRGEARARAQAKGEVRTPERGSTTGLRLLRASRRIIALYLYAASCPGPSYYVLYHLLLLLRACSRADLPPLCLFLPQRASHSWRLAPSFIQTRPALLLPRLLPAVVLADAAGRHTVPGAPCSLLDKPSSGTPAPARWCACRSGAASSTTSPRDTASRSCIPTTRKIPNSRIPNYPNLPSQLLCQVHNITMHADKDTDEVYAQMTLQPVNSESDVFPIPSLGSYTKSKHPAEYFCKNLTASDTSTHGGFSVPRRAAEKLFPQLDYSMQPPNQELVVRDLHDNMWTFRHIYRGQPKRHLLTTGWSLFVGAKRLKAGDSVLFIRDEKSQLLVGVRRATRQQTALSSSVLSTDSMHIGVLAAAAHAASSGGSFTIYYNPRTSPSPFVVPVARYNKANYIQQSVGMRMAMMFETEESSKRRYTGTIVGVSDSDPMRWPNSKWRNLQIEWDEHGYGERPDRVSIWDIETPENTLVFPSAALNSKRQCLPGYAVPGMELGAANMSSFQKAPGIPYGNLQHMPAVGSELAMMMLLNQSGQNLGTPVSYHQSSYSSIIQNVKQSYMPPSTFGNSTGSTKHESMPSNEAQQQLNTPKMQRGDLESCAVLSVTDPISSSELNVAARKTRNTETYPSQSISEQHGKGEPRAKTRKSKKGSSRKAISENSELSSAPSRVCDDQQHGLEGNLLDGDTAHVKRGSNEDSSGALTHGNLSVQMQGQLVEENGLLSPPKLGSSISPDGGKSVNSFPNQGCFSQFFDGLDWMIQPSYYQESSGIQSVSASENIFSSSADIPSTINTDTLETFQNSCLSDSFPNSIQDFIGSPDLNSLTFLSPDMQNFDVHHDGSNLPSTSNSYVQMSFSEDSGTQMESIQRSMNNTSCSQPHPTDGFDLGMYSRLPSLKESQVLSLPEIHNSSRGTSVCSMDATTEYGIERSVKPMKAPVRTYTKVQKLGSVGRSIDVTRYRDYRELRSAIASMFGLQGKLEHPASSDWKLVYVDYENDVLLVGDDPWEEFINCVRCIRILSPSEVQQMSENGMHVLTDCIQTDQ, translated from the exons ATGGCGCGTCAGGCGTCCGTCGCGCTCGCGTGGCCGTACCCGGTAGCCCACAGTCCACAGGCACGTACGTACGAGAGTAGCAGCACGCCTCAGCAGCTGACGAGGCCGCCCAGTGGCCAGTGGGCACTGCCCATTGGGGATCGATCAAAGCCGGAAAGCAGGAGGGAGAGAGAAGCATGCCACGGCGCGAACGGGGAATCATGGCTCCTCCCCTCCAAAGGTCGGAATCTTTTCTACCCCAAACCCCAAAGCAGCAGCAGAAACCCATTGCAGAGAGGTGAGGCTCGCGCGCGCGCGCAGGCAAAAGGCGAGGTACGTACGCCGGAAAGGGGGAGCACGACCGGCCTGAGACTCCTGCGAGCCTCCCGCCGTATCATTGCCCTCTACCTCTACGCCGCTAGCTGCCCAGGACCATCCTACTACGTACtctaccacctcctcctcctcctccgcgcgtGCTCCCGGGCCGACCTCCCGCCGCTTTGCCTTTTTCTACCACAGCGAGCTTCCCACTCCTGGCGTCTCGCCCCCTCTTTTATACAGACCCGGCCGGCCCTGCTTCTTCCACGACTTCTCCCTGCCGTCGTTCTTGCAGACGCTGCTGGACGCCACACTGTTCCCGGCGCTCCCTGCTCGCTGCTGGACAAG CCGAGCTCTGGCACGCCTGCGCCGGCCCGCTGGTGTGCCTGCCGCAGCGGGGCAGCCTCGTCTACTACTTCCCCCAGGGACACAGCGAGCAGGTCCTGCATCC CGACCACCAGGAAGATACCCAACTCGCGCATCCCTAACTACCCGAACCTGCCGTCCCAGCTGCTGTGCCAAGTCCACAACATCACCATGCAT GCTGACAAGGACACCGATGAGGTCTACGCGCAGATGACTCTTCAGCCAGTGAATTCT GAAAGCGACGTGTTCCCGATTCCGTCTCTCGGTAGCTACACCAAAAGCAAGCATCCTGCGGAATACTTCTGCAAGAACTTGACCGCAAGTGATACGAGTACGCACGGCGGTTTCTCGGTGCCTCGAAGAGCTGCAGAGAAGCTGTTCCCACAGCTG GATTACTCGATGCAGCCTCCAAACCAGGAGCTTGTCGTCCGGGATTTGCACGACAACATGTGGACATTCCGTCACATTTATCGTG GGCAGCCGAAGCGACATCTTCTAACAACTGGATGGAGTCTCTTTGTTGGCGCCAAACGGCTTAAAGCAGGGGATTCTGTCTTATTTATCAG GGATGAGAAGTCACAACTACTTGTGGGTGTTAGGCGGGCGACTCGTCAGCAAACGGCACTGTCATCGTCAGTTCTGTCTACTGATAGTATGCACATAGGTGTTCTTGCAGCTGCAGCTCATGCAGCATCTAGCGGTGGCTCATTTACTATCTACTACAATCCTAG GACGAGCCCGTCGCCGTTTGTAGTTCCTGTAGCAAGGTACAATAAGGCCAATTATATCCAACAATCTGTTGGCATGAGAATGGCTATGATGTTTGAGACAGAGGAGTCAAGCAAGCGCAG ATACACTGGTACAATTGTGGGAGTTAGCGACTCTGATCCCATGAGGTGGCCCAACTCCAAATGGCGCAACTTGCAG ATTGAATGGGATGAACATGGATATGGAGAAAGGCCTGACCGTGTGAGTATATGGGATATTGAAACTCCAGAAAACACTCTAGTGTTCCCTTCTGCAGCACTTAATTCAAAGCGACAATGCCTGCCTGGCTATGCAG TACCTGGGATGGAACTTGGAGCTGCAAATATGTCATCATTTCAGAAGGCACCAGGAATTCCATACGGTAACTTGCAGCACATGCCAGCCGTTGGATCAGAATTGGCTATGATGATGCTTCTCAATCAATCTGGCCAAAACCTTGGGACTCCAGTTAGCTACCACCAATCCTCTTATTCTAGTATTATTCAAAATGTGAAGCAAAGCTACATGCCTCCTTCGACATTTGGTAATTCCACTGGTTCAACAAAGCATGAAAGCATGCCTTCAAACGAAGCCCAGCAGCAGTTGAATACTCCTAAGATGCAGAGAGGTGATCTGGAAAGCTGTGCAGTTCTGTCTGTCACTGATCCAATATCTTCTTCAGAGTTAAATGTCGCAGCAAGAAAGACAAGAAACACAGAGACATATCCAAGTCAGAGCATTTCAGAGCAGCATGGCAAGGGTGAGCCTAGAGCCAAGACTCGTAAGAGCAAGAAAGGCTCCTCTCGCAAAGCCATTTCAGAGAACTCTGAACTTTCTTCAGCACCTTCACGGGTTTGTGATGACCAGCAGCATGGTTTAGAAGGAAATCTGCTTGATGGCGACACTGCACATGTTAAGCGTGGTAGTAATGAAGATTCATCTGGTGCACTTACTCATGGCAATCTATCTGTACAGATGCAAGGTCAGCTGGTCGAAGAGAATGGACTGCTATCACCACCGAAGTTAGGATCATCAATATCACCTGACGGAGGGAAGTCAGTCAACTCATTTCCTAACCAAGGTTGTTTTTCACAGTTCTTCGATGGTCTGGATTGGATGATTCAGCCTTCATATTACCAAGAATCCAGTGGCATTCAGTCAGTCAGTGCATCAGAGAACATTTTCAGCTCGTCTGCTGATATACCTTCCACAATAAACACCGATACATTGGAGACTTTTCAGAACTCTTGCCTCTCGGACAGCTTTCCTAATTCCATACAGGACTTCATCGGCAGCCCGGATCTGAACTCACTTACATTTTTGTCACCTGATATGCAAAATTTTGATGTCCACCATGATGGAAGCAACCTTCCAAGCACATCCAACTCATATGTACAAATGAGCTTTTCTGAAGATAGTGGAACTCAGATGGAGTCGATCCAGAGAAGCATGAATAACACCTCATGCTCTCAACCACATCCTACCGATGGCTTTGACTTGGGGATGTACTCTAGGCTGCCAAGTCTAAAAGAATCCCAAGTTTTGTCTCTGCCAGAAATCCATAACAGTTCCAGGGGGACATCAGTTTGCAGCATGGATGCGACAACCGAGTACGGCATCGAGCGAAGTGTAAAGCCTATGAAAGCACCGGTGCGGACATACACAAAG GTTCAGAAGCTAGGATctgttggaagatctatagatgTGACACGGTATAGAGATTACCGTGAGCTGAGATCAGCCATCGCATCCATGTTTGGACTCCAGGGGAAACTTGAGCATCCTGCTAGTTCAGACTGGAAGCTTGTATATGTCGACTACGAAAACGATGTCCTTCTCGTTGGCGACGATCCATGGGA AGAATTCATCAACTGCGTCAGATGCATCCGGATCTTATCGCCATCAGAAGTGCAACAAATGAGTGAGAATGGCATGCACGTCCTGACTGACTGCATCCAAACAGACCAGTAG